The nucleotide window caaaaattcaataaaattggcggcaaatttgtaaatccgccattGGATGCCTTTGGCACTTTTCCTCGTTTCAATGTTCTGTGAATATCACTCTATAGGCTTACCGCGTCGAAACGACTTAACGTTTCGGTTCGATGCCCCGCTTAAACCAATTAAGCCTACAGTATATTCACCTCACGTAAATATTGGTTGTATTGTAAAAAACCCAAGTGTATCTCTACATTATTTCAATCATCGACAATTCACaagtacttacataatatttattattattcgttCTTTCTAATATATAGCGGACCCCGCGGTttaccgttcccgtgggattacGAGGATTAAGTATAACCtacgttactcgctgataatgtagctttccatatTTGAGAGAACGGTTTCAATGGGTCCAGTACAGTTTCGGACATAATGTAGATCGTaatcctattattattattataagcgcGACAGTTTGtagggatgtttgttactctttaacgccgcaactaatgaaccgatttggctgaaatttgaaatggaaatagattttacgctggattaatacataggctacttttcatcccgaaaaaatccattgttcccgagggatttgtgaaaaactaaatttcacgcgacttcggtacatacaataataatatgaattcaGGACTAGAATCCATTGTGTTTTATTTCTTCCAATTACTCCTCAGTTTTCTTTCAAGAGGAGCAACCCGGAGTTGCTGGTGTGATAACCTAGCTTggaaaaatttgaatttcatgaTTATGATAATTTCAAAAGTCAACACTTATTTACTGTCAACCTGCGTCAATTAATTTTGACCTAGAGACGGCAAGAAGAAAAAACTTTATCTAGATTtgtagaataaataaatcaatcagcCCAAGATGCTGCACCCATAGGCAGTTTCTCTTCTCATAATTTGTAGTCTaggaaattaatgaaatatttgaATCACGTCTTAATTAACTAGGTATGACATCAATCTCTAAAAGAACCGGCTAGGCCTATAAAGTGCCCCAGTGTCACTCAAAAAAGCTTTGTAGAGTTCCTCGTTCGaatttttttcttgattttaCGGTCTATCCACTAACTTTGAtacttttagcttttaataaAGCTAAAAGTCTGAGACACAATTAGTGCTTtatttgccaacttttttagtaataataaagcataaaaacaacttattaacttatgtattttacagagtttgtttattttaattctctggaGCACTTCCGAAAAATGCGTTTACCATATCATCGTAATGGTTGaatcctactaacattataaacgcgaaagtttgtatggatgtttggatgtatgtttggacgtttgttactctatgTCTatgacgccgctactactgaagcgatttagctgaaatttggaatggaaatagattttactctggattaacacataggcttcttttatcccggaaaaatccatggtttccgagggatttgtgaaaaactaaattgcacGCGGACGATTTTTTATGAACGTCAAATTAAGTCGACACACCACAATTATAGCAAAgggcaaattttttttttcttcaattatGTGCTTATACTATCTTATTTCACATTCATTCTTCGTTATCAGGTTTCGACAccattttaagtaggtatatctcACATAGAATCTATATACATCTTACTACCCTCTATTTATAGCCAATGTATATTTAGTAACGGTAAAACGCATTAGCATAATACGAGAGCATTGGATCggctaatttatatttaacgaCGTGTTTTATGTAAATACCCTCGATAGTTGAAAGGTAAGTTGAACGATTTTTGCAAATATTCCAcgaaagttataaatatttttgcaatATGTTACACGAAGTCACAATAAAAGTCGAATAAAAAATCTTCTCCAAAACCAGCTTCAAAATAAAGAgaaattcatcattaacaacccatattcggcacactgctgagcacgaCTCTGCTCTAGCAtaagtctcagaatgagaggggttaggccaatagtccaccacgctggcccaatgctgattggcagacttcacacatgtagagtcaattaagaaaaatctcaggtatgcaggtttcctcacaatgttttatcttcatttaaaatacataaacgttatattaaggtttttttaaatgcacataaatgaaaagttggagatgcatgctccggaccggattcgaacctacaatCGAATCGATAAGGCTTTCACGGCTCTTCTGTCTATCTACATgttttaaatacttactttactacactattgatgagttccttaatgataaagatggatcagcttccaccttcacacaagacgtaaaactataagaaattgtaatgttgtcatcaattgtatattataatattctatgtttttttttttaaaaaaagggcaactgttgagtttcttgccggtttcttctcagcagacctgccttccgaagcgatagtagaatctttacaaatagtcaattgacgtatcaaaagtgcttgtgaactgagcctacttgaaataaatgaattttgaatttctgaGCTTATTTAAGTTATAGTACTTACTGTTACAACGTatgtataaaaaacaatatattgttCTAACTCTTCACCAGCTATAAGCTTACAGCTATAATTTAATTTGCGCTGGACAAATTACTATAATCCATTTATTAGAAAGTGAAATGATACCACCGATGTATACATAAGGATTACGTTTGTCAGATTACATAACATGTGATCTTTATTGCTAACACAATAAGAGCTATTGTCAGAGGAAACGTTTGCAATATGTAGTCTAAACCTTGTACTCGTACGAGTACAACTTATGCAAATTCATGCATTCAAACGTCAGCTTAGACAACTGAGTTGGTTTTGCATTGTTGTTGATTGTGtttgaaataaaacttgttttgAGTCAGTTACCAGTATTGTTCGTGATATTTACTCTCACTTCAATGATAAATAcctaatcattatttatttttcttcatcAGCCATTTTCACACCACATTAGTGTAAgcatcctataaccttcttcatAAAGGTAATCCTTTCTTCCTCCTTTCTTGATGATATTGCCCTTACCATTTGTGGTCTTCCCACTGGTCGTTTGCGGTCTCACGATCGtctttttttggtaaatttaaaactgtacctatcatctatactaatattataaagctgaagagtttattatttgttcgtttgtttgtttcattgaacgcgctaatgtcaggaactactagtccaatttgaaaaattatttcagtgttggatagcccatttatcgaggaaggctgtaagGCCGTAAGGCCGGTTATACCCGTATTCTAgtggaaacggaaaccacgcgggtgaaactgcgcggcgtctactagtagaaAAGAAAATGGGCTCCTAACTTCATACgaaattgaaagaaaaaagaCGTATCATCACTGACAATCTTCGAACAATCTTAATCGCTAAAATACAACGAtacgatactatagatatgttttgtgcctacaaaattaccgcattaagtgatctgaatttagctactttactgaccgcacacatgcacagtttCGTGTtaaattctattatatatttatgtatatactatattttttacggTTTATGAACACACAATACGACATTGTATACagtatttagatattatttgtttaattagccgcttttgttcgcctcagttttgacacgCTAGTGACATCTCTATAATGAAATCTTtgctaaaatatgtatttaatatctaCCCCACTTTTAGTTTATAatggtcattattattacaaattgaGTAAATGAGCAAAACCTTAATAATGTGATAATACTATTGTAATTTTAACAGGCGCGTAAGCACTCTTTCGTTTTCTAATAAACTTAACGAATTTATACAGCAACCGTacgaaaaaacaaacattttgttCATCCAATAACTGGATAAATTGTATAATCTTATTAGTCCAGAAATTAATTAGTCGAAATTATATTaggataattattattctttgcaGATGCTTGGCGATTGGTTCGTGGTCGAATACTACGCAAGCGAAGAAGAAGCACTTTCTTATAGCTGCATGAGGGCGGTATTCACACAAGACGACCATGTTCAGGGAGAAGGTACATTAGTCTAATATCCTCATTAgaaaccagtggcgtagcatgcCTGAGAGGGGATATATAACAAATTTAGTTGGGAAGCCCTATAGACGAGCAGTAATCCCGgaaaatctttttagtttttgatataATCTTCTCTGATTCTTGTACCACAAAGTAttgcttttttacttttataacttCTGCAGtttttacttgtatttttttttgctttcaaaCGCAAGGGGCCCCTATAGActggggccccgtatcattgatacggctgatacggcggtagctacgcccctgttagAAACGATCTTCGTCCTTTACCCTTCTGTATAATAGATGAAAAATGGTTTAAGTTAAAAGCTCAGAATCATTCTTCCGACCTAGGACtcaaacccaagacctcatGATCCGAAATCTATTAAGCCAATAATAAATatcgattaattaattgatgATTAGTTCATCAGGGCTCAAAACTGTTGACAACATAGCGGGCGTTTCTTTGTagatatacctaaatataatgATGTTCTCCTTGTAGTATCCGTCAATGGTAACCacgacattaaaaaaataatggcgACACCTTAGACTCAATGTTTAGATACAATAAACTTATAAACATCATAagaatttaatgataatttgaTGTTTTCAGATGGTACCATAGAATGGACTCCCGGTGTAACAATGAATTTCACTTACCGTTTTGCTGATGATCCATTGGACGAAAACCTATTAGGAAATATTACCTGGAAAATCGATATGAACGAACCCGCTCACTGGACCCATTCCGAAATTACCTGTGAGTTGGTCATGatttatcttaaaaataattttctcggAAATCGGAAAAAGGTCTGGACTGGACACCTTTCTTCCTTCCGAGGGTCCTTTTCCGAGGAGTTGGAGGAGAATAAGAATATTCATAAAGAAGGCCAGGTCATACTtaaaaagaagatttttttaaagaataaaacaattaattttttaatagtgtagtAGGTTATCAGGCCTATGGTAAGTTTAGGTACGCGGCTACCATACAGTTCGGGATTCAATTCCTGAGACCGGTGGCAGTCTTTATTTAATAGTCAAACTTGGTGTTTCAAAAgttattgtaaactaagcttacttgaaaaaaaaaaatagtttgttctttttaattttgagaaTCGGGGtttccttttttaaccgacttccaaaaaggaggaggttctacgttcggctgtatgtatgtttttttttctaagaaattttcagtagcagCCTAGCGCTGGgataaaaattgtgttttacCATAGGTTAATAATACCATAAATTCAGACTTATTATTACCATAATACAAGTACGTTAATTAtttaaagggctaacttgcaaagggAAGGATCTTTTAATCTTATCCGTTAGGTTTCTATGCGGTAACCTAAGCgcaaaaactataataaatcgCTTAGTTGTACGTCTTTTCCGGCAGAAATAcattataaatgaaattaaaaacgtttaaaaattatcattttaactgCGAAACAATTAGCAATTAATTTCTGTAAATCAAATATGTCCGTTTTGCATACgactttgtaattttttgtccATATTAGGATACTGTATTAATACAGTATCCTAATATGTGCATTTGTATGCACAAAAAAGTTTAATGAACAAAAAATGAACGTAATTGCTTTAGGTGTGCCGTTTCAACACATACGAGGCAACAAGGATATATTTCAAAGTTTCAGATTTCTGCGATTTCTCAATCGAATAATTGATATGAATTACAGTATCCTATTGAATGTTGCCACTTCCCAGAGCCAtgccctttttttttttttttttttaacgtggggaaatcctcatggataccttctcgccacggggaggcaataAGGTTATGTcagacttcaaccgactaaaaccccacggtgttccgactcgccgcctgatgactgagccacgggaacatttcataaactaccgcaacccagccagcggcACTCGTAATCAAGCTCTCCTGTTGTGTTATTGAAATCGCTTCGGGACAACTAAAAACGTCAACAACTCGAGGGTTTATATCCAGTGGGCGACAGATTCCCCGTATCTGTCACCCGGAGGTCCTCGTTAAGGAGGCAAATGGCGGTCATGAGCGAGCCGCCTGCGTCCTGCTCTTCTACGGCGGATAGGATGACACTCCAAGTCAACCTCTCTTAACCTTTCCGCCGCTTCCTTCTGTGACATAACAATCTCACAGAAGGCGACTACAGCTTCCCAGGATTTGTCATTATTCGTCATGGCTTTTATGACGCCTGACAGAGAAAGGTCTTGACCGATTACAGCCACGAGTGCCTCGTGTGGCTCTACCCAATTGGGACATTCAGCCAGAGTATGCTGTGCGGTATCAGAAGCACAGCCACACTCATGGCACTCCTCGGTAGGCTCTCTACCGGCCACCCTCCACAGGTATCTACCGAAGCAGCCGTGCCCCGAAAGAACCTGTGTAAGGTGCCCCGAACCATGCTCTAGCGCATATACTAACTAAAAGTGTATTTGAGTAGCCTGATAGTAAAATAGGAGATCAAAAAGTGTAGGGAAATGGTTTTATGCTACTATGGTATCAGAAAAGTCTCGTATTAAAATCGTGCTCATCAATAAGAGTGGCGATCCCTTAAGGGATGAACCACAAACCTGCAACAAATGACACTTTTGTGTTTGAGCTTGTTGAGTAAATCTAAACTGTACTATAGTAATAGGATTCCCGTATAAAGCGGCCTTCACCGAGCTGGTTATTGgatgaaaatcttttatttcaaattaaattaaatatgtcaataaatGACTAAAATGCAAAGGGATGACTAAAAAGTTCAGTCTAGaatatgataaattatttttgtaatttttaaacattttaccgGTTTcgaattctatactaataatacctCTCGATCGATTTgcaatatatacattatacctatattttttattttatttaaaaaactttttcaatGACCAGCTCGTTGAAGATGGCTTTAAACAAGTATCTTAGACATTTTTAGTAGGTGTGATAAagatttttctctcatttatttttatattttatatatatatatatatatttttattaatttctaacaATGTTCGCCATACAAAAtgatataaacattattaattttttttaaattaacgctcccgctgcgggatatttgaatgcccaagcaaccagtggtcaggTCTCttgatattatgatttttttttaatttgcagatGACGGAATCTACAACACGTATGTGCTGGACACAGAGTACAAGACCTGGATGCTGCTCCTGCACTGCGCGGAGCAGAGAGAGGGTGCGAGGTACCTCAGCGCCTTCGTCCTCTCA belongs to Bicyclus anynana chromosome 10, ilBicAnyn1.1, whole genome shotgun sequence and includes:
- the LOC112046935 gene encoding uncharacterized protein LOC112046935 — translated: MSSVFVYLLVVLVTANLVSCRIVNNRKCPEVRAVPHFDLSQMLGDWFVVEYYASEEEALSYSCMRAVFTQDDHVQGEDGTIEWTPGVTMNFTYRFADDPLDENLLGNITWKIDMNEPAHWTHSEITYDGIYNTYVLDTEYKTWMLLLHCAEQREGARYLSAFVLSRTTSLPKNVMAYLRDKLPRYDVDIKYVFQIPHNKCSDKPAKADFSPILVEVGSKVPRKPGVTYKIGFGH